The following coding sequences are from one Granulicella sp. L56 window:
- a CDS encoding YggS family pyridoxal phosphate-dependent enzyme, which yields MSIADNLAHLHEQIAQACRQSNRSESEVALMAVSKVHPVEVILEAYAAGQRLFGENRVQEFQEKSQHLDALTDASFHLIGPLQSNKTNKAAELFDAIDAVDSLKISQRLNAAADALKKKLPVLIEVKLSHEESKHGLGPDELPALLAAIDELKSIEAVGLMTVPPWSLDAETARPYFKELRRLRDESQKAHPALTQLSMGMSNDFVVAIEEGSTCVRVGTALFGKREYPA from the coding sequence ATGTCCATCGCCGACAATCTCGCCCACCTGCACGAACAGATCGCCCAGGCCTGCCGCCAAAGCAATCGTTCCGAGAGCGAAGTCGCTCTGATGGCCGTCAGCAAGGTTCATCCAGTCGAAGTCATTCTGGAGGCCTATGCGGCAGGTCAGCGCCTCTTCGGCGAAAATCGCGTGCAAGAATTTCAAGAGAAGTCGCAGCACCTCGACGCACTAACCGACGCCAGTTTTCACCTGATCGGTCCGCTGCAATCGAACAAAACAAATAAAGCGGCCGAACTGTTTGACGCAATCGATGCGGTGGACTCGTTAAAGATTTCGCAACGGTTGAACGCCGCCGCAGACGCATTGAAGAAGAAGTTGCCGGTGCTGATCGAGGTAAAGCTGAGCCACGAAGAATCGAAGCACGGCCTGGGCCCGGACGAACTTCCCGCACTGCTGGCAGCAATTGACGAACTCAAATCAATCGAAGCTGTCGGCCTGATGACTGTTCCACCATGGTCGCTGGACGCCGAAACTGCGCGGCCCTACTTCAAAGAGTTGCGAAGGCTCCGCGATGAATCGCAGAAGGCACATCCCGCACTGACACAGCTCTCGATGGGCATGTCGAACGATTTTGTCGTCGCAATTGAGGAAGGCAGCACCTGCGTCCGCGTTGGCACCGCGCTCTTCGGCAAGCGGGAGTATCCAGCATGA
- a CDS encoding allantoinase — MANLTLVYGMRLLPADEIAAVGDAPVTLNNGNEAHVTMHVLEGSREQIEAQLRLSIDAFFDFYPEI, encoded by the coding sequence ATGGCAAATCTTACGTTGGTCTACGGAATGAGGCTGCTGCCTGCAGATGAGATCGCGGCAGTGGGCGACGCACCCGTCACGCTGAACAATGGCAACGAAGCGCATGTAACGATGCATGTTCTGGAAGGAAGCAGGGAACAGATTGAAGCTCAGCTTCGCCTGAGCATCGATGCTTTTTTTGATTTCTACCCCGAGATCTAA
- a CDS encoding FAD-binding and (Fe-S)-binding domain-containing protein gives MSTLSPFVLLPSSHARTRDQFPGASELEKQLRARIRGEVRFDAASKAAYSTDSSNYRHIPIGLVIPHDELDVINTVAICRGFNAPILSRGAGTSLAGQCCNAAVVLDFSKYMNKMDPVDPVARTVHVQPGIVLDRVREAAEKFELTFAPDPATHSRCTLGGMIGNNSCGVHALMGGKTVDNIESLDLLLYDGTRLTVGPTTETQLEHYIAAGGRIGGIYAELKRLRDSYAALVRKEFPRIPRRVSGFNLDELLQENGFNVARALVGSEGTCAIILGATLRLVKSPQYRTLVGVGFEDIFIAADHVPQLLTHKPIGLEGMDGHLLDALRKKHKLEEDLSLLPEGRGFLLVEFGADSQPDADQHAKDFAATLKSLPAKPTCRIYNDHEAHRVWVIRESGLGATAVVPNQPMRWEGWEDAAVDPAQEGSYLRAIDALMREFNYTSPMYGHFGQGCVHMRFNFDFESEAGVLAFRQFIDRAADLVVAHGGSLSGEHGDGQARAALLPKMYGPELMQAFREFKQLWDPDNRLNPSNLIDPHQPHEDLRLGADYKPWQPKTHFAYAENDGSFAAAALRCVGVGACRKQDAGTMCPSFMATGEELYSTRGRAHLLWELMQKEVLPGEWKNDQVRESLDLCLSCKACKSECPTSVDMATYKAEFLSHHYEHASRPLFHYAFGRIDRWARFASIAPGIVNAINNAPLIRNVIKSILHIHGKRTMPRFAKPFMRERKKSQPETGRDVFLWADTFNNYFHPSTMRSAYAVLADAGFRVGLPNQHLCCGRPLYDFGMLDTAKEYLLKILDALAPQLAAGTPIVVLEPSCASVFRDELTNLLPNDPRAAKLRDQTLLLSEFLVKHAPDYRPPQIDQKIVVHGHCHHHATQSMKDEMQILRATGADVQLLDSGCCGMAGPFGFEADKYEVSQTLGERVLLPAVRSNKEAIIVSDGFSCQEQITQNTSAKPMHLAEVLAQGRQR, from the coding sequence ATGTCCACACTGTCCCCTTTTGTCCTTCTTCCCAGCTCGCACGCACGCACCCGTGATCAATTTCCCGGGGCCTCCGAACTCGAGAAACAGCTTCGCGCCAGAATCCGTGGAGAAGTCCGCTTTGATGCTGCTTCGAAAGCTGCGTACTCCACCGATTCTTCGAACTATCGTCACATCCCCATCGGTCTCGTTATCCCGCATGACGAGCTCGATGTCATCAATACGGTAGCCATCTGCCGCGGCTTCAACGCGCCCATCCTCTCTCGCGGCGCCGGGACTTCGCTCGCGGGGCAGTGCTGCAATGCCGCCGTCGTCCTCGACTTCTCGAAGTACATGAACAAGATGGACCCCGTCGATCCCGTTGCGCGCACCGTTCACGTCCAGCCTGGCATTGTTCTCGACCGTGTCCGCGAAGCGGCAGAGAAGTTCGAGCTTACCTTTGCTCCCGATCCTGCCACGCACAGCCGTTGTACCCTCGGCGGCATGATCGGCAACAACTCCTGCGGCGTTCATGCTCTCATGGGCGGTAAGACTGTCGACAACATCGAGTCCCTCGACCTTCTCCTCTACGACGGAACCCGCCTTACGGTAGGCCCCACCACCGAAACCCAGCTTGAGCATTACATCGCTGCTGGGGGCCGCATCGGCGGCATCTATGCCGAGCTAAAGCGCCTCCGAGATTCTTACGCCGCTCTTGTCCGGAAAGAATTTCCCCGCATTCCCCGTCGCGTCTCTGGCTTCAACCTCGACGAGCTTCTTCAGGAAAATGGCTTCAACGTCGCCCGCGCACTGGTTGGCAGTGAAGGCACCTGCGCCATCATCCTTGGAGCCACGCTGCGCCTCGTGAAGAGTCCGCAGTATCGCACCCTCGTCGGCGTCGGCTTCGAAGATATCTTCATCGCGGCCGATCACGTTCCTCAGCTCCTCACCCACAAACCCATCGGTCTCGAAGGCATGGATGGCCATCTCCTCGATGCGCTTCGTAAAAAACACAAGCTCGAAGAGGATCTCTCTCTGCTCCCCGAAGGCCGCGGCTTCCTCCTCGTCGAATTCGGCGCCGACAGCCAGCCCGACGCTGACCAGCACGCCAAAGACTTCGCCGCCACATTAAAAAGTCTCCCTGCCAAACCCACCTGCCGTATCTACAACGACCACGAAGCTCACCGCGTCTGGGTCATTCGCGAGTCCGGCCTTGGAGCCACCGCCGTCGTCCCGAACCAACCCATGCGCTGGGAGGGCTGGGAAGACGCTGCCGTTGATCCTGCACAGGAAGGCTCTTATCTTCGCGCCATCGATGCCCTGATGCGCGAGTTCAACTACACCAGCCCCATGTACGGCCACTTCGGCCAGGGCTGTGTCCACATGCGCTTCAACTTCGACTTCGAGAGCGAAGCCGGTGTGCTCGCTTTTCGGCAATTCATCGACCGCGCTGCCGATCTCGTTGTCGCTCACGGCGGCTCGCTCTCGGGCGAACACGGCGACGGCCAGGCTCGTGCTGCGCTGCTTCCGAAGATGTACGGCCCCGAACTCATGCAGGCGTTTCGCGAGTTCAAGCAACTTTGGGATCCAGACAACCGACTCAACCCCAGCAATCTTATCGATCCGCACCAGCCTCACGAAGACCTTCGCCTCGGCGCAGACTATAAGCCCTGGCAGCCCAAAACTCATTTTGCCTACGCCGAAAACGATGGCTCGTTTGCCGCTGCAGCTCTGCGCTGCGTCGGAGTGGGTGCTTGCCGTAAACAGGATGCAGGAACCATGTGTCCCAGCTTCATGGCGACTGGCGAAGAACTCTATTCCACCCGCGGCCGCGCTCATCTCCTGTGGGAGCTGATGCAGAAAGAAGTCCTTCCCGGCGAATGGAAGAACGATCAGGTAAGGGAATCGCTCGACCTCTGCCTCTCGTGCAAGGCCTGCAAGAGCGAGTGCCCCACCAGCGTGGACATGGCCACCTACAAGGCAGAGTTCCTCTCTCATCACTATGAACATGCCTCGCGCCCACTCTTCCACTACGCCTTCGGACGCATCGACCGCTGGGCTCGTTTTGCCTCTATCGCTCCCGGCATTGTTAATGCGATCAACAACGCGCCGCTGATCCGCAACGTTATCAAATCCATCCTCCACATTCACGGCAAACGAACGATGCCGCGCTTTGCCAAGCCCTTCATGCGCGAACGGAAAAAGTCCCAGCCTGAAACCGGTAGAGATGTTTTTCTCTGGGCTGATACCTTCAATAACTACTTCCATCCGTCCACCATGCGATCGGCCTATGCTGTTTTAGCCGACGCAGGCTTTCGGGTAGGCTTGCCGAATCAGCACCTTTGTTGCGGCCGTCCGCTCTACGACTTCGGAATGTTGGACACGGCGAAGGAATATCTCCTGAAGATTCTTGATGCTCTCGCTCCGCAACTGGCAGCCGGAACTCCCATCGTTGTTCTCGAGCCGAGCTGTGCCTCGGTCTTCCGCGACGAGCTGACCAACCTTCTGCCCAATGATCCTCGCGCCGCAAAACTCCGCGATCAGACTCTTCTGCTCAGCGAGTTCCTGGTAAAGCATGCGCCTGACTACCGCCCTCCGCAGATCGATCAGAAGATTGTCGTTCATGGCCACTGCCATCATCATGCAACCCAGAGCATGAAGGACGAGATGCAGATTCTGCGTGCCACCGGAGCCGATGTTCAGCTTCTGGACTCAGGCTGCTGCGGCATGGCTGGTCCTTTCGGATTTGAAGCGGACAAGTACGAGGTCTCGCAAACACTTGGGGAACGAGTTCTGCTCCCCGCTGTTCGCAGCAACAAAGAAGCCATCATCGTCAGCGATGGGTTTAGCTGCCAGGAGCAGATCACGCAAAACACCTCTGCCAAACCCATGCATCTGGCCGAGGTTCTGGCACAAGGCCGCCAGCGGTAA
- a CDS encoding glycoside hydrolase family 125 protein — protein sequence MTDTFSPNEASEGHQQAGLFTRRQILHGSGLLCATAFTSSPLFAALPSTTYDQRPAASKRKFVSQAIEAAIVRTKKQIADPQLAAIFENCFPNTLDTTVFPSTIDGKPDTFVVTGDIDAMWLRDSSAQVMPYLPFAKEDPALSRLLEGVIRRQARLILIDPYANAFVPTPSSPPLSWSLHDDTDMHPGVGERKWEIDSLCYPIQLAHAYWKATGNTAPFDETWKQSAHAIVRTFREQQRKTNHGPYHFQRPAASPTDTLMLSGYGNPVRPNGLISSMFRPSDDACIYPFFIPANLFAVASLKKLAELATGAASDQKLASDCNALAVEVADAVARHGIVEHPTHGKIYAYEIDGYGNHVCMDDANAPGLLSLPFLGACSISDPLYQRTRGFALSKDNPYFFQGRAAEGIGGPHIGLGYVWPMSLLIRAFTSNNDAEIRQCVYTLRNTTGGTYFMHESFQQDNPKDFTRAWFAWANTLFGELILKLATTNPSLLREDFSVRA from the coding sequence ATGACAGACACTTTTTCGCCTAACGAAGCATCAGAGGGCCACCAGCAAGCTGGCCTCTTTACCCGTCGCCAAATACTACATGGTTCAGGCCTGTTGTGCGCTACCGCATTCACCTCTTCGCCTCTCTTCGCTGCGTTACCCAGCACTACTTATGACCAGCGGCCCGCGGCTTCGAAGCGGAAATTTGTCAGTCAGGCCATCGAAGCGGCCATTGTCCGCACAAAGAAGCAGATCGCCGATCCGCAGTTGGCAGCGATCTTCGAGAACTGTTTTCCCAATACTCTCGACACGACCGTTTTTCCTTCCACTATCGATGGAAAGCCAGACACCTTTGTCGTCACTGGCGATATCGATGCCATGTGGCTGCGCGATTCTTCGGCGCAGGTGATGCCCTACCTGCCCTTCGCAAAAGAAGATCCAGCGCTCTCGCGCTTGCTCGAAGGTGTTATCCGCCGTCAGGCAAGACTTATCCTCATTGATCCATACGCAAATGCTTTTGTGCCCACACCCTCCAGTCCGCCGCTCTCCTGGTCGCTTCACGACGACACCGATATGCATCCCGGCGTCGGCGAGCGTAAATGGGAGATCGACTCCCTCTGTTATCCCATTCAGCTTGCGCACGCCTACTGGAAAGCCACAGGAAACACTGCGCCCTTCGACGAAACCTGGAAGCAGTCGGCACACGCCATCGTCCGCACCTTCCGCGAGCAGCAGCGCAAGACGAACCACGGCCCCTATCACTTCCAGCGTCCAGCGGCGTCGCCCACCGATACCCTCATGCTCTCCGGCTACGGAAACCCCGTTCGTCCCAATGGTCTCATCAGCTCCATGTTCCGCCCGTCCGACGATGCCTGCATCTATCCTTTCTTCATCCCTGCCAATCTCTTCGCGGTGGCATCGTTGAAAAAGCTGGCAGAGCTCGCCACGGGAGCGGCATCCGATCAAAAGCTCGCATCGGATTGCAACGCTCTCGCTGTCGAAGTAGCAGACGCGGTCGCTCGTCACGGCATTGTCGAACATCCGACACACGGCAAAATTTATGCCTACGAGATCGATGGCTATGGCAACCACGTCTGCATGGACGATGCCAATGCTCCCGGGCTCCTTAGCCTTCCTTTTCTCGGCGCCTGCTCTATCTCCGATCCGCTTTATCAGCGCACCCGCGGCTTCGCCCTCAGCAAAGACAACCCTTATTTCTTCCAGGGCAGAGCGGCCGAAGGTATCGGAGGCCCGCACATCGGCCTCGGCTACGTTTGGCCAATGTCCCTTCTCATCCGCGCCTTCACCTCAAACAATGACGCGGAGATCCGGCAGTGCGTCTACACTTTGCGCAACACTACCGGCGGCACTTATTTCATGCATGAGTCCTTTCAACAGGACAATCCAAAGGACTTCACCCGCGCCTGGTTCGCGTGGGCCAATACGCTCTTTGGCGAACTCATCCTAAAGCTCGCTACCACCAATCCCTCGCTTCTCCGCGAAGATTTCAGCGTTAGAGCATAG
- a CDS encoding cellulase family glycosylhydrolase, with protein MKLKFALVLALAMLETVTVMGQGRPRWTEKQANDWYTKQPWLVGANFIPSDAINELEMFQAATFNPALSDKELGLGESIGMNTMRVFLQDQLWQQDPEGFKKRLDTFLSIAAKHHIRPLLVLFDSCWETDPHLGPQHPPIPGIHNSGWVQSPGKHELLDRSYEPKLKAYVQGVVGAFANDDRILGWDVWNEPDNQGGDVEADVPAKVKRVDELLPKAFAWARAENPSQPLTSGVWTGNWSDPAQESATTKIQLAESDVISFHNYGWPEDFEARIKELEPRHRPILCTEYMARGAGSTFDGSLPIAKKYNVAAINWGLVAGKTQTYLPWDSWKRPYVLIEPTVWFHEVFRQDDTPYRQHEVDLIRQLTGRGTPAK; from the coding sequence ATGAAGCTCAAGTTTGCCCTCGTTCTCGCTCTCGCCATGTTGGAGACAGTCACTGTGATGGGTCAGGGACGCCCACGTTGGACGGAAAAACAGGCGAACGACTGGTATACAAAACAGCCGTGGCTTGTGGGCGCGAATTTTATCCCCTCCGATGCCATCAACGAGCTCGAGATGTTTCAGGCAGCCACCTTCAATCCTGCACTGAGCGATAAGGAGCTGGGACTCGGCGAATCGATTGGGATGAACACGATGCGCGTGTTCCTGCAGGACCAGCTCTGGCAGCAGGACCCCGAAGGCTTCAAGAAGCGGCTCGATACTTTTTTGAGCATCGCCGCGAAGCACCACATCCGTCCGCTGCTGGTCTTGTTCGACTCGTGCTGGGAGACCGATCCTCACCTGGGCCCGCAGCATCCGCCCATTCCGGGAATCCACAACTCGGGGTGGGTGCAAAGCCCGGGCAAGCATGAGTTGCTCGACCGCTCGTATGAGCCGAAGCTGAAGGCATATGTTCAAGGCGTGGTGGGGGCCTTCGCCAACGACGATCGCATCCTCGGCTGGGACGTGTGGAACGAGCCGGACAATCAGGGTGGAGATGTCGAGGCCGATGTTCCAGCGAAGGTAAAACGCGTCGATGAGCTGTTGCCCAAGGCATTTGCCTGGGCCCGTGCAGAAAATCCCTCGCAGCCGTTGACGAGCGGCGTGTGGACAGGCAACTGGTCCGATCCAGCGCAGGAGAGCGCCACGACGAAGATTCAGCTTGCCGAGTCTGACGTGATCTCATTCCACAACTACGGCTGGCCCGAAGATTTCGAGGCACGCATCAAGGAATTGGAGCCGCGACATCGGCCGATTCTGTGCACCGAATATATGGCGCGCGGCGCAGGCAGTACCTTTGACGGTTCTCTGCCGATCGCGAAGAAGTACAACGTCGCAGCGATCAACTGGGGACTGGTCGCAGGCAAGACGCAGACCTATCTGCCGTGGGACTCGTGGAAGCGGCCTTATGTGTTGATAGAGCCCACCGTCTGGTTCCACGAGGTCTTTCGCCAGGATGACACTCCTTACCGGCAGCATGAGGTCGACCTGATTCGCCAACTTACAGGTCGAGGCACACCTGCCAAATAG
- a CDS encoding DUF167 domain-containing protein, protein MIEDVFTLAHDVADGCTLPVRVRPGAKKNDIAGIHAGAVKISLTTPPVDGRANEALIEFVADLLRIQQARIAILSGATSRMKVLRITGKSAAEVQAALFPVELC, encoded by the coding sequence ATGATCGAAGACGTTTTTACTCTCGCTCACGATGTCGCGGACGGCTGCACGCTGCCGGTGCGCGTACGTCCGGGGGCAAAGAAAAATGATATCGCCGGCATCCATGCCGGCGCAGTAAAGATCTCGCTGACGACGCCACCCGTCGATGGACGTGCCAACGAAGCGCTGATCGAGTTCGTCGCAGATCTGCTGCGAATTCAACAGGCGCGGATCGCCATCCTCTCCGGCGCGACCAGCCGCATGAAGGTGCTTCGCATTACAGGAAAGAGCGCGGCTGAGGTTCAAGCCGCGCTCTTTCCCGTTGAACTTTGCTGA
- a CDS encoding glycoside hydrolase family 28 protein, whose translation MAVAVAGLMVGASIPAMAAGKVCDARAYGAKADGVTKDTQAIQNAIDDCAKAGGGTVKLSGGTFLSAPIVLKNNITLDIAKGATLLGSPDHADYPAKTEFRGPGYQALVGATNAQNIAITGGGVIDGNGASWWALARTQKNAGVLGSENSRPRGVVFDHCKHVRIEGVTVQNSPYWQIVPYYSDDVVIRNVRVLAPQHSPNTDAIDPFSSSNVVIDHVYADVGDDNVAIKSGMINSPGPDAPSKNITITDCEFMHGHGLSIGSEIAGGAQNIHAERIHFNGTDQGIRIKANRDRGNDVSNISFKDITMENVKTSILISEYYPKALPQGEVAAEPVQRLTPHFHNITIENVKSVNSAWAGVIIGLPEAPVKDLVMKNVDIQATKGMAIAYADVTGSNVKVTATEGEGITVAPTAKATFK comes from the coding sequence ATGGCAGTTGCAGTGGCAGGTTTGATGGTGGGCGCAAGCATCCCCGCAATGGCAGCAGGCAAGGTCTGTGATGCCCGCGCCTACGGTGCCAAGGCGGATGGGGTAACGAAAGATACCCAGGCTATCCAGAACGCGATTGACGACTGCGCGAAGGCCGGAGGCGGCACAGTGAAGCTCTCCGGAGGAACATTCCTCTCCGCTCCCATTGTGCTCAAGAACAACATCACCCTAGACATTGCCAAAGGAGCAACGCTGCTGGGCTCTCCCGATCATGCCGATTATCCCGCGAAGACCGAGTTTCGTGGTCCTGGCTATCAGGCCCTTGTCGGTGCGACCAATGCTCAGAACATCGCCATCACAGGCGGAGGAGTCATCGACGGCAACGGCGCAAGCTGGTGGGCGCTGGCGCGGACGCAAAAGAACGCCGGTGTGCTTGGCAGTGAAAATTCGCGGCCAAGAGGCGTTGTCTTCGACCACTGCAAACATGTCCGTATCGAAGGTGTCACCGTTCAGAACTCGCCTTACTGGCAGATTGTTCCGTACTACAGCGACGATGTGGTTATCCGCAACGTCCGCGTCCTCGCTCCGCAGCACTCGCCGAACACCGACGCTATTGATCCCTTCAGCTCCAGCAACGTCGTCATCGACCATGTCTATGCCGATGTAGGGGACGACAACGTGGCCATCAAGAGCGGCATGATCAATTCGCCCGGTCCGGACGCGCCGAGCAAGAACATCACCATCACTGATTGCGAGTTCATGCATGGCCATGGACTGTCTATCGGCAGCGAGATCGCAGGCGGCGCACAGAACATTCATGCTGAACGAATCCACTTCAATGGCACCGATCAGGGCATTCGTATCAAGGCGAATCGCGACCGCGGCAACGATGTCAGCAACATCTCCTTCAAGGACATCACGATGGAGAATGTGAAGACCTCGATTCTCATCAGCGAGTACTATCCGAAAGCGCTTCCTCAGGGCGAGGTTGCCGCAGAGCCGGTCCAGCGGCTGACACCGCACTTCCACAACATCACCATCGAGAACGTGAAGTCGGTCAACAGCGCGTGGGCAGGCGTGATCATCGGCTTGCCTGAGGCTCCGGTAAAAGACCTTGTCATGAAGAACGTCGATATTCAGGCCACAAAAGGAATGGCGATTGCCTATGCCGACGTTACCGGAAGCAATGTCAAAGTGACAGCGACGGAAGGGGAGGGAATTACCGTCGCTCCCACAGCCAAGGCGACCTTCAAATAA
- the trxB gene encoding thioredoxin-disulfide reductase, whose product MPENNTRDTVILGSGCSGLTAAIYAARSNLKPLVLEGHEPGGQLSITTLVENFPGWPDGIQGPELIENMKKQAVRFGAELRMAHLASVDLSKHPFELNLGNEIIHARTLIIASGASARWLNLPSEQALIGHGVSSCATCDGFFFSGKEIAVIGGGDSAMEEALFLTRFASKVTLINRSENFRASKIMLDRAIAHPSIRFLSNTTVEEVLGVEEKDVKGLRLKNRTSGEESILSVSAMFLGIGHTPNASAFKGMLDLDEDGYILTQSNVFPTLNGEIIPGVFACGDIQDRRYRQAITAAGSGCMAALEVEKYLEEHGR is encoded by the coding sequence ATGCCAGAAAACAATACTCGCGACACCGTCATCCTTGGGTCCGGCTGCTCCGGACTGACCGCTGCCATCTACGCTGCCCGCTCCAACCTCAAGCCCCTGGTCCTCGAAGGCCACGAGCCCGGCGGCCAATTGTCCATCACCACGCTGGTCGAAAACTTTCCCGGCTGGCCCGACGGCATTCAAGGTCCCGAACTGATCGAGAACATGAAGAAGCAGGCAGTCCGCTTCGGCGCAGAGCTGCGCATGGCCCATCTGGCCTCGGTCGATCTCAGCAAGCACCCCTTCGAGTTGAACCTCGGCAACGAGATCATTCACGCCCGCACACTCATCATCGCCTCCGGCGCCAGCGCCCGCTGGCTGAACCTTCCGTCCGAACAGGCCCTGATCGGCCACGGCGTCAGCTCCTGCGCCACCTGCGACGGCTTCTTCTTCTCCGGCAAGGAGATCGCCGTCATCGGCGGCGGCGACTCGGCCATGGAAGAAGCGCTCTTTCTGACCCGCTTCGCCTCGAAGGTCACGCTGATCAACCGCAGCGAGAACTTCCGCGCCTCGAAGATCATGCTAGACCGCGCCATCGCTCACCCCAGCATCAGGTTCCTCTCGAACACGACGGTAGAAGAAGTGCTCGGCGTGGAAGAGAAGGACGTAAAAGGCCTGCGCTTGAAGAACCGTACCTCCGGCGAAGAGTCCATCCTTTCTGTCTCCGCCATGTTCCTCGGTATCGGCCACACGCCAAATGCGTCAGCCTTCAAGGGAATGCTCGATCTCGACGAGGACGGCTACATCCTGACGCAGAGCAACGTCTTCCCCACGTTGAACGGCGAAATCATCCCCGGAGTCTTCGCCTGCGGCGACATCCAGGACCGTCGCTACCGGCAAGCCATCACAGCAGCCGGATCAGGCTGCATGGCCGCGCTCGAGGTCGAGAAGTATCTGGAAGAGCACGGCAGATAA